The Candidatus Poribacteria bacterium genome has a segment encoding these proteins:
- a CDS encoding sulfatase: MAKHPNIVLMGIDSLLATHMSCYGYHRLTTPHIDRFAQDGTLFERTYSAHIPTTSAYASMLTGMDVFGTQVVALRHKGPLRSEVKPLPEILREVGYETTCVGFSGNPSSRGFDNYLDYSGWGSWEERPSPKAQNLNEVTIPELDRLVEWGKPFLLFLRHMDPHSPYLPPPPYERMFYHGNEFDPANKSMEPVMDFKPFCDYFARWMPPGVTDKDYIIAQYDGAIAYMDACIQTIFNALEAHGILDETIVIINGDHGETLYDHECWFDHHGIYDVTLHVPLIIRYPGKVPAGKRISGFNQHKALVPTILELAEIETDMTFDGESLMRLVRGGIASYESEFYITECTWMRKHGWRTPEWKLIIALEPDFHFKPPVELYNLIEDPDENNNLAEIYPDVVAGLETRMQRWIAKREAETGLKNPIMTQGDWHGHEGLGHFKTSQQAYDTLHIGEQGEAARRQAALKK, encoded by the coding sequence ATGGCAAAACATCCTAATATCGTGCTGATGGGGATCGATTCTCTCCTTGCGACCCACATGAGCTGTTACGGCTACCACCGGCTCACGACACCGCATATTGATCGGTTTGCGCAGGACGGAACGCTCTTTGAACGTACTTATAGCGCGCATATCCCGACCACCAGTGCCTATGCGTCAATGCTCACAGGGATGGATGTTTTTGGCACACAGGTTGTCGCACTACGACACAAAGGTCCGCTCAGATCCGAAGTCAAGCCCCTCCCCGAAATCCTTCGAGAAGTTGGTTACGAGACAACCTGTGTCGGGTTCAGCGGCAACCCCAGTTCGCGTGGGTTTGATAACTACTTGGATTATTCAGGCTGGGGGAGTTGGGAAGAGCGCCCCAGTCCTAAAGCGCAGAACCTCAACGAGGTCACAATCCCTGAACTTGACCGCCTCGTAGAATGGGGAAAGCCTTTCCTCCTGTTCTTACGGCACATGGACCCGCATTCCCCATACCTCCCACCGCCCCCTTACGAGCGGATGTTCTATCATGGCAACGAATTTGATCCGGCAAACAAGTCAATGGAGCCGGTGATGGACTTTAAGCCGTTCTGTGACTATTTTGCGAGGTGGATGCCGCCCGGCGTCACAGACAAGGATTATATTATCGCCCAGTATGATGGGGCGATTGCCTATATGGACGCTTGTATTCAAACCATCTTCAACGCCCTAGAAGCACACGGTATCCTCGATGAAACCATCGTCATCATCAACGGCGATCACGGAGAGACGCTTTACGACCATGAATGCTGGTTCGACCACCATGGGATTTATGATGTCACCCTGCATGTGCCGTTAATTATCCGCTATCCCGGCAAAGTTCCCGCCGGAAAACGGATCAGCGGCTTTAACCAGCATAAAGCACTCGTGCCGACTATCCTTGAATTGGCAGAAATCGAGACGGATATGACATTTGATGGGGAGAGCTTGATGCGGTTAGTGCGGGGAGGGATCGCTTCCTACGAAAGCGAGTTTTACATCACAGAATGTACTTGGATGCGGAAGCACGGCTGGCGCACCCCGGAATGGAAGTTGATTATCGCCCTAGAACCGGATTTCCATTTCAAACCGCCGGTCGAATTGTACAACCTCATTGAGGATCCCGATGAAAACAACAACCTCGCCGAGATATATCCCGATGTTGTAGCCGGGCTCGAAACACGGATGCAGAGATGGATTGCGAAACGTGAGGCAGAAACGGGACTCAAGAATCCGATTATGACTCAGGGCGACTGGCACGGACATGAGGGATTAGGGCATTTCAAAACCTCCCAGCAGGCGTATGATACTCTACATATCGGTGAGCAAGGGGAGGCGGCGAGGCGACAAGCGGCACTCAAAAAGTAA